In Eubalaena glacialis isolate mEubGla1 chromosome 4, mEubGla1.1.hap2.+ XY, whole genome shotgun sequence, the genomic window CTAGTGGGTGGCGGCGCCCACAGCCGAGGCTTCAGGGACGCGGCGGGGATGGGTCTGGAATGAGGCCGAGGAGCGCCGGGTCGGACGGCAAGTGGACACAGCAGGCGGGGGGAGCTGCGGGGAAGAAAGACGTTCCCGGAGGAAGGACTGGTCAGCGGCGACGACAAACAAGGCGAGGCGCCAAAGCGCACCGGGCGCGGCCGGAGGAACCACTCGGTGTCCGCCCGCCGCGCGGGGCGTTGGGAGCTGTAGTCCTGCCGTCTCCTCCTGGACCCGGCCGGACTCGGACAGCGCCCATCCCTCCAGTTAAGAATCACGCACTGGCCCGTCCGGGTGCGGGGTCCTTCAGGACCATGAGGCGCCTGAAGTGACGTCATGCTCAGGTCACCTCCCCCTCGTTGAAGGTTTTAGGTGTCTATGTGAAGTGTGCCACACAGCAAGCCGGCAATGAAAGAGTAAACCCTACACCGTGGAAGAAGGGCCCCTGCGATGTCTCTTCTCTCCTCGACGTTTCCTCCGCGCCCGTCTTTCCCACCGTATCGGCGCGGCTCCGCTCCCTATTTTGCTCAGGCAGCGCCTCAGGCAGCCCCGCGCCGCGGCGAGGGGAGGAGCGAGCCAGGGCGGGGCGGGGTCCTGGCCGGACTGCGTCGCGCTCGGGGGCCGCGCCGGGTAGCGTTTCTTTCTAGTGCCCGAGGCAGCTCTGGCTGGGAGAGTGGTTCGTCAGCTCCACGGGGACCTCTGTGCACGGATGGACCCGCCCGGACCCGGCGGGAAGCGGCCTGGCAGGCGGCGGCCCCGGCGGCGTCAGCAGAGGCAGGACAGGGCCGAGGTCGCGGGTCCCTGAGGCGCGCGGGCTCACCGGGCCCGGCGGCGGCACCATGATGCCGGGCGAGACCCACTCGGCGGCGCCCGGGACGGCGGCGGACCTCTCGCGCTGTCAGGGCTGCGCTTCCCTGCAGCAGGTACGGCGTCTCCCCCGGGCCGAGGGTGCGGAGGGGCTGGGCCGGCCGTCCAGGGCTCTGGCTGGGGGTCGGGCCGCGCGCGTGAAGCCTCCGCGCGCTGCTCCCACTCCCGGGCGGAAgcacccctcccccctgccccccttcccttctcttgcaGTTGTTTTGGGAACGGCTTCCTTTGCGTTATTTAGGTTTAGGATCCAGGATTTATTTACTGGGATGCAGTGGTTGGGGAGCGAGTTCTGGAGGGCCCCCTGCTGCCGTTATGCAGTCACAGGGTTCCCCAGGGCTGACTTGTCGGTAGGTGAGGGTTGGTCAAAATGACAAGGGAAGCCACCTTTCCCAGGATAAGGTTTTTTTAATTGTGCTGGTCCGCCCTCAAAATATTTCTTGCCTGGGGGCAGGTTCTTATGCGGCCTGCGGATTGGCTGAGAGGGTCGTTCATCGATTAAAGGCACGCAGATCCTGGCGGTTCCTAACTGTAGCGTGGTCTGTGCGCTACCGTGACAGAAGAGATGCTGGTGTCTGACCCCAGGTCTCACGGAGTCGTGGAAATAGTCCCAAGTAGTCGTTTCCAGTAGACTCTCCCAGCTATCTGATATCAGGAGTCTCTCTTCTGGCTATCAGTGTCTTCAGTGGTAAAGCGGAACTGTCTACCACGGTATTGACATGTAACTAAATTATCACCTATTTTACTTAGTGTTTTAGGCACCACGGACATAGTGGTGAACAAAGTAGGTGAGATCTGCCGTCATAAATAAGATACATGTATGCAAGTAAGACTTTAGAAGGTTTTAAGTGTTAGGAAAATAAAGGAGGAGTTGGAGTGGAGGTTTGGCCTCTTGGCTGGGGTGGCAGCAGGCAGGGTGTTTTTGAGGTGATGGCGTTCGGACATCTGAATGATGAGAAGACGCAGACTGGCAGAGGTGTGAGAGGAGCTTTCTAGGTGGAGGGCTTAACGGGCGAGCGGTGATTGACGTGAAAAGGAGCAAGGTGTCTTTGAGGAGCAGAACGAAGTCTGGGTGGTGTGAGTGTAGCGCAGAGCGGAGAGCACTGATGAAACCAGAAAGGAATGTAAGCTAGATAAgcttagggttttgttttgtttttattttaaactgcaTCATCTATGAACTGATCCCAAACATTTAAGGGCTGAGAgcgggggagggagaaaagaaagtcatGTGCTGGCACTCTGAAATAGAGGGAGAGCTACTAGTAAAATCATTGCCTGAGCTGAGCTGCCTCACGTAGGCATTTAGAacgtgcttttgtttttttccctcaaaacccAGGAATGTGAGTGAAGTTCTCTTGACTCTTTCGCGAGTTGTATTTATTCTTTGCACCGgtttatttactcaacaaatatttattgatcacctgtTGTGTTTTAGGCAGTGCAGTTACACAGTGGGGGGAAAAAGCAAATATTCTCCATCTCTTGGAGCTTCCATTctaggaggtggggggaggagataGATTAAACAAGTTATGTGAGAAGGTAATAAATGTGCTGGAGATAAAGTgagcagagaagggaggggaacAAAAGGGTGAGGAAGGGGCCAGGGGCTAGTGGAATTTAAATAGGGAGTCCTCACAGAGGTTGTATTTGAGCAGAGGTGGTGAGAATAAGCTCTGTTGATGTCTTTGAAGAAAAGCATCCCAGACAATAGAAACGTCAGGTGTGGGGGCCTGACGCAGGAGCTTGACTGGTGTGGTCAGGCAGAGCAGGGAGGTGCTGTGGGCAGGGTGGAGTGCATGTTGGTGTCTTCGTCTGCTTGGGGCTGCTCTAATGAAGTCCCATAACGTGCGTGGCTCGTCAGcgacaggaatttatttctcatagttatggtggctgggaaatccaagatccaGGGACTGGCAGATTTGGTATCTGGTGAGAGCATGATGCCTGGTTcatgccttcttgctgtgtcctcacatggcagaagcgGGGAGAGAActcagagctctctggggtctcattTATAAGTACACTAATTCCGTCCATGGAGGCTCTGCCCTTACGACCTATTCACCTAGCAAAGGACCAGTCTCCAAATGGCTGTCATATTGGGGATTAtatgtcaacatatgaattttgtgggggacacaaacaACCTGTAGCACTCAGGGAGTTTGATGAAGTCAGGGAGAAGAGAGGCTGACTGTGGGAGCCCTTAGAGACCATTGTAAGGATTTGGGCTCTTACTCTGAAAGGGTAGTGAGTCCTGGGAGGCTTTTGTGCAGGAGAACGACTGGTGTAAATTATGTTGTCCAGTTGTGGATCTGATTTTCCTTCAAAAACCTGGTCTACCCGTAGTAGTCCCCATCTTGGTTCAAAGTAGCAACTGTATCCTTCTGGTAGCTTAGGCCAGAAACTAGATGTCGTCCGTGGTTCCTCACTTTTCTCTAACAGCCTGCATCCAGTCCATCAACTGATTCTGTTGGCTGCTTTGTTAGCCACCCATTTCTCACCATCCCCACTGCTTCCGCCCTTGTGTGAACTGCTGTAATCTCTGGCCCCAGGGGTTTTTGCAGTAGTCTCCTGGCGCAGCCTTCCTTCCTCCCGTGCCACATTCCTGCTACTGGCTCTCAAAACAGCAGTAGGAGTTGTCCTGTGAAGTCCCTAAGTCCCGGGGTCTGCAGGCCTTTTCCGTAAGGGGCAGCATCATAAATATTGAGGTGTTGTGGTCTCGGTCACAGATACTCGGCTCTGCCTGCCTCGTGTAAAGATGGCCACAGATAACACTGCGGGAGTGGGTGTGGTTATGGCCCATGGAACCCTGATTTGCAAGAACAGGCCAAGGGCCTTAGTTTGCAGACCTCTCTCCTAGATTGCAGTACTCCATTGCATTTGGGGTTTCTGttgcctggaatgcttttttAGGGGAAGAGAATGGTTAGTTGTGAGTGGAGTTCATGGAACAAGTCTTTAATATTGCAAAGTAAGGCTGGAAAAATAGGTTCCTGGCAGATTATGGAGGACCTTGAATGGTAACCACCTTAAAGTTTTGTGCTTAATTCCGTTCGCATCATGAACAGTGAAGGGTTTTGTATGGTTACTGCACAAGAGCAGTGTTTGTAGTAAAAATAACCGGTGGTGGTGTGCAGGCTGGATTGAGGAGGTAAATGATTTCACTGGTGCATGCTAGTGGTAATAAAAGGGTGGCTTAATTGAAGGGTCTTGGGACTgggaatagagaagaaaaaggttCTGAGTATGAGAAACTGCAAAGAGTGGACAGATCTCAAGTCAGGAAAATAGAAGGTCCAGAGATTTAAATCCTGAGTGACTCTGAGAACTATGGTAGAGGTGGGAAAAAGCAGACACCAAGATGGGAGAGACGTTGGAAATGTAGGAGCGAAGCTTTGGAATGACATCAGCATAGGGGATTTTCAGCTGTTTTCACATTTGTTTGTAGTGCGAGGTGCCTCCAAGGTACTGTGATATACTTCCAGGGAAATAGTGAAGCAGCTGGGTCAGATGGGCACTGAGTTCACTGTAAGAATTTTATTTGGAGAGGGGTGGGGATAGGAGAATGGAGAAGTGTGTTTGTTCTGTCTCTTAACAGAAGCCCAGCGGGCTCATGACTAAGGTGCGCATGGAGTGGTGAAACAAGGAGAAACAGAGCTACACAGGAAGCATACGGGAATCAGGATGAGAAAGATGGAGGGCAGAGAACAGGCGATGGCATTTGCCAGGTAGTAGGTCCATGATCGGTCACCGGTAGAAAAGAAGTTTCTGCAGGGTTACATAGTGTCACAGCAAGTTCTGTATTTCAACGAAAATTGTACCAGGGAGAAACGAAAGAGGTTCTGTACGTAGAGAAGGCATCCTGCTGTATAGCTTTAACACACTGAGACTTCGGGATCTTGCAGAACATATACGAGCACGTTACAAGCGTGCTGCCTGCAGGAGCCCTGGCATCAGTGCTGTGGCTTCATTCTGAACCTCCGTGGGAGGCTGGCTGGCTCTGTCCCCAGCGGAACAGTGCTTGGGTGCGCTGCAAGtcttccttcctgtctcactcctccctgccctctttctcttctttttttggccgtgcccacagcttgcgggatcttagttccctgaccagggattgaacccgagccctcagcagtgacagtgcagagtcttaaccaccggacggCCAGGGAGTTCCCTGCCCTCTTTTTCTTCAGTGGGTGCGGAGATACCCACTAGTCTCTCTTTTTCTAGTCTTTCACTTCACCTTATCTGTTTACTCATCCTTATTGGTTATAATGGTTTATCACTGATCTGTAGCCCAGTGTGCATATGGGTTGCCGAGCTTTGGGAATCCTAAACCAAGGTGGATCCTTACTCTGGTGATATTATGTACAATTAAACAAGTCTTGAGTGGTTTTAAGTCAAGCTGGCCTAAGTCCCTTTAATTCTGGTGAAGGAGAGGccctttctttaaattttttaaaatttttaatcagtcatcaattttatacacatcactttatacatgtcaatcccaatcacccaattcagcacaccaccagaGAGGCCCTTTTATTTTACTAGCTTCAGTCATTGCCGAGTGAAACAGTTTAACTCTCTTGGGAGTCCAGATGGGAGTTTGAAGCATATAGTTATACTGTTCAGCTCATGTAACTAGGATAGAGTCAGAATAAATGGTGTCTGGTTGTCCTTGGAGCAGGTTTGAGGGAATTATTTATATAAACTTTTGTTGGACTCCCACTGATAATCGCCAGTGGTTGGAACTTCATCGTTTGGAACTTGAAACCTACTTGTCCCTAGACATGCTGATTTGTAAGTGGTTATAAAGAATGCTCACAAAAttgtaattcattcatttagtgaACACTTTTCGAGCATCACCGTGTCTGTGATGCCGTGGCACGTGTTGGAATACAACCATGAACAGAAGAGGCATGGAGCTTGTGTTGTGGTTAAGGTTACGGATGAGTGAAAAAGCAACCACCGTTTAACTGTAGTGTAATAAGTACACGtacttactgaaaaaaatttgaGGAAAAGTGGACCTGCACAGGTCAGATACATGTTGGTCAGGGGTCACCTGTACTATTTTGGGGGACGTTCAGGGTAGATACCCTGGGAGCGTCCAGGAGGGACAGCTGAAGGCTGTGCAGCGGAAGTGAGTCTAGGCCTGAAGGATGATCCCTGACTaaataagagggaagagatggagggagagtgTGGACAGAGGGCGCATcatgtggaggggaggggagactggGAGGGGAGAATGGAGTTTGTGATAGAGTAAGCACAAGGCAAAAGGTGAGGAGAGGAAAGTGAGGCCAGCGAGGCCAGAGCCTCTCAGCTCGTCCTGGTGGGTGCGTGCAGGTGGAGGGGGGTGGGCCATTACCACTGTGCCAGAGGGCATCACCCGGGGTCCTGTCTCACCATTCAGAGGCACACTGAGCTCTCACGCAGCTAGACTCTCAGTGTTAAGTAAGAGCAGTTAATAAAAAGTTAGCAAGCAGGAGGAGGAAATCTGGCTTATCAGAGAGGATTCAGGCTGGCCAGTTAGCAGATCACCCACAGCAGAGCAATCAAGGAGATTAGtgtggttttaaaaaagaatttgttttgaaataattgagAACTCATAGGAAAGTTGCCAGAATAGTGCAAAGAACGCTGGTGTTCTCTTCACCCCATTCACAGGTTGTCAAGATGGTTGCATTCACTCCATCATGGGTGTGCACACACGTACACTTTCCCTCCCCTGCGCTCTCCACGGAGTGTTTCCTCGAGACCTGAGCACTTGTCAGCAGAATGATCCACAGCTCTCCAGTCAGGGTGTAAGCCTCGGTGCAGGTGCAGCACTTCCCTCCAGCCCATGCACCCATCCGATTGTGCTTAGGTTAGGCCCAGGTGTAGCTTTTCCCTTTCTGGTTCAAGGTCGTATAAGGA contains:
- the LOC133090477 gene encoding uncharacterized protein LOC133090477 → MTSLQAPHGPEGPRTRTGQCVILNWRDGRCPSPAGSRRRRQDYSSQRPARRADTEWFLRPRPVRFGASPCLSSPLTSPSSGNVFLPRSSPRLLCPLAVRPGAPRPHSRPIPAASLKPRLWAPPPTRCQAQRLAESSATLPVIGTQRTSPCWNWEPSLLPSCLWAPALVFPQLDRLSSSCSRPHVLPPQLQGHTCFVIVMETSKQTSTLQKVVSNGFGTKRLALKSLASDLFELVFPYRGLAII